The proteins below are encoded in one region of Silene latifolia isolate original U9 population chromosome 2, ASM4854445v1, whole genome shotgun sequence:
- the LOC141643681 gene encoding uncharacterized protein LOC141643681: MAESGELQKQENNGGGEGVINKEMKPWEQHSAVISIPRFDYNAPSSFLQHSFSGFLITCPIKREKSATKEAITILGKYIESSDSGSLKECDVNENVKRRKLFPVEGEATEAIENELSNIESTSSGTADNSIKQALNLVLVKVTRSGLVLFTFPKGSTCDPVRIASLVNQSLESGSLKRPLWCHRIFPIQATCRLNEMEVSSTVSTLVRKFVDDKSNILSKPLKFAVGYNRRGIEETEMKTIKGSSSDPNLYALLDRNKCFSIVAGAVKAAVSDSTVDLKSPELCVLVELLPLSGVPNGSLVTAISVLSRDLVDTKPKLCIKALLGSDSKAK, encoded by the exons ATGGCAGAATCAGGAGAATTGCAGAAACAAGaaaacaat ggaggaggagaaggggTTATTAATAAGGAAATGAAGCCATGGGAGCAACACTCTGCTGTTATTAGCATTCCTCGCTTTGATTACAATGCTCCCTCTTCTTTTCTTCAACATTCCTTTTCTGGGTTCCTCATCACTTGCCCTATTA AGAGGGAGAAAAGTGCAACAAAAGAAGCTATCACCATTCTTGGAAAG TATATCGAAAGCTCTGATAGTGGCTCCTTGAAGGAGTGTGATGTCAATGAAAATGTCAAAAGAAGGAAGTTATTTCCGGTGGAGGGAGAAGCAACTGAAGCTATTGAAA ATGAGCTGTCAAATATTGAGTCTACATCTTCTGGAACAGCCGACAATTCTATCAAACAAGCTTTAAATCTTGTGTTGGTCAAGGTGACAAGAAGTGGTTTGGTTCTCTTTACTTTCCCCAAAGGCAGTACCTGTGATCCAGTCCGGATTGCCTCCCTTGTAAATCAGTCGTTAGAATCAGGCTCTTTGAAGCGACCACT CTGGTGCCATCGCATTTTCCCTATTCAAGCTACTTGTAGGTTGAATGAAATGGAAGTTAGTAGCACTGTCTCAACTCTTGTTCGGAAGTTTGTGGATGACAAAAGCAACATACTCTCCAAACCTCTTAAG TTTGCAGTTGGGTATAATAGAAGAGGAATTGAAGAAACCGAAATGAAAACTATAAAAGGCAGTTCTTCCGACCCTAATTTGTATGCATTGCTGGATCGAAACAAGTGCTTCTCCATCGTGGCGGGTGCAGTAAAGGCAGCAGTATCCGATTCAACTGTAGACCTCAAATCTCCGGAG CTGTGTGTTCTAGTTGAACTGCTCCCGTTATCTGGGGTGCCCAACGGTTCATTAGTAACTGCCATTTCAGTTCTTTCTCGAGACCTTGTTGACACCAAGCCGAAGCTTTGCATCAAGGCATTATTAGGGTCCGACTCTAAAGCTAAATGA